The sequence GATGATCCTCGGCTGTGACGCGGTCGGCACCGACCCGGACGGCAACGAGGTGGTCATCTACCCGGTGGTGCCCACCCCGGGTGACCCGCGCGGGGTCTCCATCCTCTCCGAGCACTTCCCCGGCACCTTCGCCGAGCGGGTGGCCGTACCCCGGATGAATCTGCTGCCGCTGCCGGACGGCCTGTCGGCGACCGACGCCGCCTGCCTGCCCACAGCCTGGCTCACCGCATGGCGGATGCTCACCACCAAGGGTCGCGTCGACGAGGGCGAGTCGGTGCTGGTCCAGGGGGCCGGCGGGGGCGTGGCCACCGCGGCCGTCGCGCTGGCCGTCGCGCTCGGCAAGCGGGTGTACGCGACCAGCCGCGACGCCGCGAAGCGGGAGCGGATCGCCGAGCTGGGCGCGACCGCGCTGGAGCCGGGCGCCCGGCTGCCCGAGCGGGTCGACGTCGTGATCGAGACGGTCGGCGCGGCCACCTTCGACCACTCGCTGAAGTCGGCCGCGCCGATGGCCCGGATCGTGGTCTCCGGCGCCACCGCCGGTCACGAGCCCAAGGTCAACCTGCGCCGGGTCTTCGCCATGCAGTTGGAGATCCTCGGCACCTCGATGGGCACCCCGGGCGAGCTCACCGAGCTGCTCGCGTTCTGCGCCGAGCACGAGGTGCGCCCGGTCGTCGACAGCGTGGTGCCGTTCAGCCGGATCGACGAGGGGTTCGCCCGCCTGGCCTCCGGCGACGTCTTCGGCAAGGTCGTCATCGACCACACCGCCTGACCGCGCCGCTTCAGAGGTGGTCGTCGAGGGTGGCCAGGCCGCCGCGGGTGGCGTC comes from Micromonospora viridifaciens and encodes:
- a CDS encoding zinc-binding dehydrogenase — translated: MPIMRAAYASALDADNPLAALTVGDRPEPAHPGPDWVTVQVRASSLNHHDLWSLRGVGLTRDQLPMILGCDAVGTDPDGNEVVIYPVVPTPGDPRGVSILSEHFPGTFAERVAVPRMNLLPLPDGLSATDAACLPTAWLTAWRMLTTKGRVDEGESVLVQGAGGGVATAAVALAVALGKRVYATSRDAAKRERIAELGATALEPGARLPERVDVVIETVGAATFDHSLKSAAPMARIVVSGATAGHEPKVNLRRVFAMQLEILGTSMGTPGELTELLAFCAEHEVRPVVDSVVPFSRIDEGFARLASGDVFGKVVIDHTA